One part of the Leucobacter triazinivorans genome encodes these proteins:
- a CDS encoding ABC transporter permease → MTSRTRRRSAGSRLARIIALRIASVALILLVLSFLTFTLLYLAPGDLVKNLLGNRPSTPEAIEAVRAQYHLDDPFLLRYADWLLSALRGDFGVSIRLQQPVTSVILSRLGVTSLLIGMSFLLAVITAIPLGIVSAARSGTRIDRAASATALFGLSAPSFALAILSITLFAILIPVFPAYGAGTGGLDRLWHLFLPAAVLAAGIGAILMRMTRAAVLRELEGDAITFARARGIPERAVRRIALRSALIPIVTSAGLILTFIIGGTIIVETVFALPGIGQLLEEAVLFKDLPVVQAITLLVAAAIACITIVVDLSYLLLDPRVRARELSV, encoded by the coding sequence GTGACGAGCCGCACCAGACGCCGCAGCGCGGGCTCTCGCCTCGCGCGCATCATCGCGCTGCGCATCGCGAGCGTCGCGCTCATCCTGCTCGTCCTCTCGTTCCTCACGTTCACCCTGCTCTACCTGGCGCCGGGCGATCTCGTGAAGAACCTGCTCGGCAATCGGCCGAGCACGCCGGAGGCGATCGAAGCTGTGCGCGCGCAGTACCATCTCGACGATCCGTTCCTGCTCCGATACGCCGACTGGCTCCTGTCGGCGCTGCGCGGCGACTTCGGCGTCTCGATCCGACTGCAGCAGCCCGTGACCTCGGTCATCCTCAGCCGCCTGGGCGTCACCTCCCTGCTCATCGGCATGTCCTTCCTGCTCGCCGTGATCACCGCGATCCCGCTCGGCATCGTCAGCGCGGCGCGCAGCGGCACCCGCATCGACCGCGCCGCGAGCGCGACGGCACTCTTCGGACTCTCCGCTCCGAGCTTCGCGCTCGCGATCCTGTCGATCACGCTCTTCGCGATCCTGATCCCCGTCTTCCCGGCCTACGGCGCCGGCACCGGCGGGCTCGATCGGCTCTGGCACCTGTTCCTGCCGGCTGCAGTGCTCGCCGCCGGCATCGGCGCGATCCTCATGCGCATGACGCGCGCCGCCGTGCTCCGCGAGCTCGAGGGGGATGCCATCACCTTCGCCCGCGCCCGCGGCATCCCCGAGCGCGCGGTCCGCCGGATCGCGCTGCGCAGCGCACTCATTCCGATCGTCACGAGCGCGGGGCTGATCCTCACCTTCATCATCGGCGGCACGATCATCGTCGAGACCGTGTTCGCACTGCCCGGGATCGGGCAGCTGCTCGAGGAGGCCGTGCTGTTCAAGGACCTGCCCGTCGTCCAGGCGATCACGCTGCTGGTCGCGGCGGCCATCGCCTGCATCACCATCGTGGTGGATCTGAGCTACCTGCTGCTCGATCCCCGCGTCCGAGCACGGGAGCTGTCGGTATGA
- a CDS encoding amino-acid N-acetyltransferase: MSETSAIRVRSARTADVPRMVELMEPLVARRILLGKDLVDLYAAVPEFLVATDAGDAVIGYGAVHVMWEQLGEVRTLGVSEGWLGRGVGHLLLESLELRARDLGLTQLFCLTFETDFFGRHGFEELSEDTRLVAADVYTELLRSNDEGVAEFLDLARVKPNTLGNTRMLKRL; encoded by the coding sequence ATGAGCGAGACTTCCGCGATCCGCGTCCGCAGCGCGCGCACGGCCGATGTGCCGCGCATGGTCGAGCTGATGGAGCCGCTGGTCGCCCGACGGATCCTGCTCGGCAAGGATCTCGTCGACCTCTACGCGGCTGTTCCCGAGTTCCTGGTGGCGACCGATGCGGGCGACGCCGTCATCGGCTACGGCGCCGTGCACGTCATGTGGGAGCAGCTCGGAGAGGTGCGCACCCTCGGCGTCTCGGAGGGGTGGCTCGGGCGGGGCGTCGGCCACCTGCTGCTCGAGTCGCTCGAGCTGCGCGCCCGCGATCTCGGGCTGACGCAGCTGTTCTGCCTCACCTTCGAGACCGACTTCTTCGGACGGCACGGGTTCGAGGAGCTGAGCGAGGACACGAGGCTCGTCGCCGCAGACGTCTACACCGAGCTGCTGCGCTCCAACGACGAGGGTGTGGCCGAGTTCCTCGACCTCGCGCGCGTCAAGCCCAACACACTTGGCAACACGCGAATGCTGAAGCGGCTGTAG
- a CDS encoding ATP-binding cassette domain-containing protein, with protein sequence MTTSEARGTRVTGLTVTSAGNDIVAPLDLEVAPGEMLAIIGESGSGKSMTARAITGLLPRGVQAAGAAEIDGYGYDLSTTADRVWAQVRGRRAVLLLQDPFTSLSPVLRCGRQIALTIEARLRAAGETPGRGTLRAEVERRLAEVQLPVRVADQYPSELSGGMRQRVAIAAALAAEPRLLIADEPTTALDASTQGEVLDLLRGLQATHSMGLILISHDLGVIEGRADRVLVMRHGEVVERGDTARVLRSPRHPYTRALIDANPSVGDAVPGAAAGGPPLLIAEGLSKSFGDTSALADASVEVAAGQVLAIVGESGSGKSTLARAIAGLEVPDSGSVTLDGRVLPAGRRGRRPQEIQIVFQDPYSTLNPSFTIRQSLDEAIRAGGARDRTVAELLELVELDPALAERRPSQLSGGQRQRVAIARALAPGPQLLICDESVSALDVSVQAQILDLLARLRDELGLAMLFITHDLGVVARIADRVVVLRRGEIVERGETMRILREPAHEYTRLLVSAAEQDSLRRTDPSAPGRPAAPDAEADPAPDHASDPAPDHASDPGAISAPTHSPAPEGRA encoded by the coding sequence GTGACCACGAGCGAAGCGCGGGGCACCCGCGTCACCGGCCTCACCGTGACGAGCGCGGGGAACGACATCGTGGCCCCGCTCGACCTCGAGGTGGCGCCCGGCGAGATGCTGGCCATCATCGGCGAGTCGGGATCGGGCAAGTCGATGACGGCGCGCGCCATCACCGGGCTCCTGCCCCGCGGGGTGCAGGCGGCGGGCGCGGCCGAGATCGACGGCTACGGCTACGACCTGTCGACGACGGCGGATCGGGTCTGGGCGCAGGTGCGCGGCCGGCGGGCGGTGCTGCTGCTGCAGGACCCGTTCACCAGCCTCAGCCCGGTGCTGCGCTGCGGCCGGCAGATCGCGCTCACCATCGAAGCCCGTCTGCGGGCCGCCGGCGAGACGCCGGGCCGCGGGACGCTGCGGGCGGAGGTGGAGCGGCGTCTCGCCGAGGTGCAGCTTCCCGTGCGCGTCGCCGATCAGTACCCCTCCGAGCTCTCCGGGGGCATGCGCCAGCGCGTGGCCATCGCGGCGGCGCTCGCGGCCGAACCGCGGCTGCTGATCGCCGACGAGCCCACCACCGCGCTCGACGCGAGCACCCAGGGCGAGGTGCTCGACCTGCTGCGCGGACTGCAGGCGACCCACAGCATGGGGCTCATCCTCATCAGCCACGACCTCGGGGTGATCGAGGGCCGCGCCGACCGGGTGCTCGTCATGCGGCACGGCGAGGTGGTGGAGCGCGGCGACACCGCGCGCGTGCTGCGCTCGCCCCGGCATCCCTACACCCGTGCGCTCATCGACGCGAACCCCTCGGTCGGCGACGCCGTCCCGGGCGCGGCGGCGGGCGGACCGCCGCTGCTCATCGCCGAGGGGCTCTCGAAGTCGTTCGGCGACACCTCGGCGCTCGCAGATGCCTCGGTGGAGGTGGCCGCGGGCCAGGTGCTCGCCATCGTCGGGGAGTCCGGTTCGGGCAAGTCGACCCTGGCCCGCGCGATCGCCGGCCTCGAGGTCCCCGACAGCGGCAGCGTGACCCTCGACGGCAGAGTGCTTCCTGCGGGCCGCAGGGGGCGGCGGCCGCAGGAGATCCAGATCGTCTTCCAGGATCCCTACTCCACCCTCAACCCGTCATTCACGATCCGCCAGTCGCTCGATGAGGCGATTCGAGCCGGGGGCGCGCGCGACCGCACGGTGGCCGAACTGCTGGAGCTCGTCGAGCTCGATCCCGCGCTCGCCGAGCGACGCCCGTCGCAGCTCTCCGGCGGGCAGCGGCAGCGGGTCGCCATCGCCCGCGCACTCGCGCCGGGGCCGCAGCTGCTCATCTGCGACGAGAGCGTCTCGGCGCTCGACGTGTCGGTGCAGGCGCAGATCCTCGACCTGCTCGCGCGGCTGCGCGACGAGCTGGGGCTCGCGATGCTCTTCATCACGCACGACCTCGGCGTCGTCGCCCGCATCGCCGACCGGGTGGTGGTGCTGCGCCGCGGCGAGATCGTCGAGCGCGGCGAGACGATGCGGATCCTGCGCGAACCGGCCCACGAGTACACCCGACTGCTGGTCTCTGCGGCCGAGCAGGACAGCCTGCGCCGCACGGATCCCAGCGCACCGGGGCGCCCCGCAGCGCCGGACGCGGAAGCGGATCCTGCTCCCGATCACGCTTCGGATCCCGCGCCCGATCACGCTTCGGATCCCGGTGCCATCTCCGCCCCGACCCACTCGCCCGCACCGGAAGGACGCGCATGA
- a CDS encoding ABC transporter permease: protein MMQRTTQISLMNSARVAPGRPRDWSVIVSAVFLAIVAIAAVASPFLTEAASKQSILDSLLPPGSPGHPLGTDELGRDVLLLTVAGTGSAVAGPLVIASGSMLLAVLIGTLAGYLRGPVDWVVGRAVDILLSLPVMLVAIVVAGIFGAGYWVTVLMLIALFCPSDIRIIRAGVTEQAPRPYVEAAQMLSLSPARIMYRHIVPNVWPLVMTNFMLNLAIALVTLSSLSFLGIGVAPGTADWGRQITDGRGVIGDNPAMLLVPAVLIVLVAMAINVLGDHLGDRLRERGMQ from the coding sequence ATGATGCAGCGCACGACCCAGATCTCGCTGATGAACAGCGCCCGCGTCGCCCCCGGGCGTCCGCGCGATTGGAGCGTCATCGTCTCCGCCGTCTTCCTCGCGATCGTCGCGATCGCCGCCGTCGCATCGCCGTTCCTCACGGAGGCCGCGTCGAAGCAGAGCATCCTCGACTCCCTCCTGCCGCCCGGCTCGCCGGGCCATCCGCTCGGCACCGACGAGCTGGGGCGCGACGTGCTCCTGCTGACCGTCGCCGGCACGGGATCCGCGGTGGCCGGGCCCCTCGTCATCGCTTCGGGATCCATGCTGCTCGCCGTGCTCATCGGCACCCTCGCGGGGTACCTGCGGGGTCCGGTCGACTGGGTGGTGGGCCGCGCGGTCGACATCCTGCTGTCGCTGCCGGTGATGCTCGTGGCGATCGTCGTCGCCGGCATCTTCGGGGCCGGCTACTGGGTCACGGTGCTCATGCTCATCGCGCTCTTCTGCCCGTCGGACATCCGCATCATCCGGGCCGGCGTCACCGAGCAGGCACCCAGACCCTACGTGGAGGCGGCGCAGATGCTGTCGCTCTCCCCCGCCCGCATCATGTACCGACACATCGTGCCGAACGTCTGGCCGCTCGTCATGACCAACTTCATGCTCAACCTCGCGATCGCCCTCGTCACGCTCTCATCGCTGTCGTTCCTCGGCATCGGCGTCGCCCCGGGCACCGCCGACTGGGGTCGGCAGATCACCGACGGGCGCGGGGTCATCGGCGACAACCCGGCGATGCTGCTCGTGCCGGCGGTGCTCATCGTGCTGGTGGCGATGGCGATCAACGTGCTCGGCGACCACCTGGGCGATCGTCTGAGGGAACGGGGAATGCAGTGA
- a CDS encoding ABC transporter substrate-binding protein produces MQPRTPRSRKPRLAAAAAAAAFALVLAGCAGSSEAPEPSEVALVDTGQDIEQVTVAFPGSLANLYIGQESGILNYNLAATVQEGLVGQDPDGQIVPALAESWETPDDTTYVFTLREDARFQNGDPVTPQDVVFSIERAVDPESSPGTYYYLTNLDTVEQTGDREVTVTSKTPDATFLVSLSSAGALVVTQQEFWEAHDGGIGTSDSLLLGTGPYQVTEFQPDSHVLLERVDTWWGGVPKAESIRVNFIPDASTRLAAAQTGDIDIAFNVPITQADDWSSIDGVRVESMNDLSYVGLLFDQNVAPFDDLDVRTAVALSIDREAIAEKLLRGYGEPATAIMTPESLATAFDGDTARAELAAIPQHDYDLEAAQQAIAGTAGEGLETELTYPNTGPQLGVAAQAIAESLGEIGMDVSVREVPIEEWLATIGDGEHGLGFMWYFSTTGDPAEVNSYLLGPGNPNGFESEEAAALITEANALTDPAERAAKLLELETLGADEVVNAPIWWGKSVTAFSNTVGVTDYSPYTFTSTWGASLFAAEAE; encoded by the coding sequence ATGCAGCCCAGAACCCCCAGATCGCGGAAGCCGCGCCTCGCGGCGGCCGCGGCCGCCGCCGCGTTCGCCCTCGTCCTCGCGGGGTGCGCGGGATCCTCGGAGGCCCCCGAGCCCTCCGAGGTCGCGCTCGTCGACACCGGGCAGGACATCGAGCAGGTGACCGTCGCCTTCCCCGGCTCGCTCGCCAACCTGTACATCGGCCAGGAGAGCGGGATCCTCAACTACAACCTCGCCGCGACCGTGCAGGAGGGCCTCGTCGGACAGGATCCCGACGGACAGATCGTGCCCGCGCTCGCGGAGTCGTGGGAGACGCCGGACGACACGACGTACGTGTTCACGCTGCGCGAGGACGCCCGCTTCCAGAACGGCGACCCGGTCACCCCGCAGGACGTGGTCTTCAGCATCGAGCGCGCGGTGGATCCCGAGTCGTCCCCCGGCACGTACTACTACCTGACGAACCTCGACACGGTCGAGCAGACCGGTGACCGCGAGGTGACCGTGACGAGCAAGACGCCGGACGCCACGTTCCTCGTCAGCCTCTCCAGCGCGGGAGCCCTCGTGGTGACGCAGCAGGAGTTCTGGGAGGCGCACGACGGCGGGATCGGCACGAGCGACTCGCTGCTCCTCGGCACCGGCCCCTACCAGGTGACCGAGTTCCAGCCCGACTCGCACGTGCTGCTCGAACGCGTCGACACCTGGTGGGGCGGCGTGCCGAAGGCGGAGTCCATCCGGGTCAACTTCATCCCCGACGCGAGCACCCGCCTCGCCGCCGCCCAGACGGGCGACATCGACATCGCGTTCAACGTGCCGATCACCCAGGCGGACGACTGGAGCTCGATCGACGGCGTGCGGGTCGAATCCATGAACGATCTCTCCTATGTGGGCCTGCTGTTCGATCAGAACGTCGCCCCGTTCGACGACCTCGACGTGCGCACCGCGGTCGCGCTCAGCATCGACCGCGAGGCGATCGCCGAGAAGCTGCTCCGCGGCTACGGCGAGCCGGCGACCGCGATCATGACGCCGGAATCGCTCGCCACCGCATTCGACGGCGACACGGCGCGCGCGGAGCTCGCCGCGATCCCCCAGCACGACTACGACCTCGAGGCGGCGCAGCAGGCGATCGCCGGCACCGCCGGCGAGGGGCTCGAGACCGAGCTCACCTACCCCAATACCGGCCCGCAGCTGGGCGTCGCCGCTCAGGCGATCGCCGAGAGCCTGGGCGAGATCGGCATGGACGTCTCGGTGCGCGAGGTGCCGATCGAGGAGTGGCTCGCGACGATCGGCGACGGCGAGCACGGGCTCGGCTTCATGTGGTACTTCTCGACCACGGGCGATCCGGCCGAGGTCAACAGCTACCTGCTCGGCCCGGGCAACCCCAACGGCTTCGAGAGCGAGGAGGCGGCCGCCCTCATCACCGAGGCGAACGCCCTCACCGACCCGGCGGAGCGCGCCGCGAAGCTGCTCGAGCTCGAGACGCTCGGCGCCGACGAGGTCGTGAACGCCCCCATCTGGTGGGGCAAGTCGGTCACGGCCTTCTCGAACACCGTGGGCGTGACCGACTACAGCCCGTACACCTTCACCTCGACCTGGGGCGCCAGCCTCTTCGCGGCCGAGGCCGAGTAG
- a CDS encoding ATP-dependent Clp protease ATP-binding subunit has product MFERFTDRARRVVVLAQEEAKMLNHNYIGTEHILLGLIHEGEGVAAKALEQLEISLDAVRAQVTDIIGTGQQPPSGHIPFTPRAKKVLELSLREALQLGHNYIGTEHILLGLIREGEGVAAQVLVKLGADLNRVRQTVIQLLSGYQAGKENATVGASEPQGETKGSQVLDNFGRNLTQAAREGKLDPVIGREKEVERVMQILSRRSKNNPVLIGEPGVGKTAVVEGLAQAIVKGEVPETLKDKQVYVLDLGSMIAGSRYRGDFEERLKKVTKEIRNRGDIIIFIDEIHTLVGAGAAEGAIDAANILKPMLARGELQTIGATTLDEYRKHFEKDAALERRFQSIQVAEPSLPHSINILKGLRDRYEAHHKVSITDGAIVAAVNLADRYVQDRFLPDKAIDLIDEAGARLRLSILSSPPELREFDEKIAVVRADKEQAIEAQDFEAAANKRDEEKKLIAERLRLEKQWRSGDVATKAEVDEGLIAEVLAQATGIPVFKLTEEETSRLRFMEEALHQRVIGQNEAISALAKTIRRQRAGLKDPKRPSGSFIFAGPTGVGKTELAKALAEFLFDDEDALISLDMSEYGEKHTVSRLFGAPPGFVGFEEGGQLTEKVRRKPFSVVLFDEIEKAHPDIFNSLLQILEEGRLTDGQGRVIDFKNTVIIMTTNLGSSAIAGGPVGFQIEGDTSVGYDMMKGKVNEELKKHFKPEFLNRVDDTIVFPQLTKEELLQIVDLFVKQLKDRLLDRDMHIEISRAARERLAELGYDPTLGARPLRRAMQREIEDRLSERILGADLLAGDLVKVDFVDGEFTFATDRQSQKAHGETSASSAAAVASTAATPGASE; this is encoded by the coding sequence TCGGTACCGAGCACATCCTGCTCGGCCTGATCCACGAGGGCGAGGGCGTCGCCGCGAAGGCGCTCGAGCAGCTCGAGATCTCGCTCGACGCGGTGCGCGCCCAGGTGACCGACATCATCGGCACCGGGCAGCAGCCGCCGTCCGGGCACATCCCGTTCACGCCGCGCGCCAAGAAGGTGCTCGAGCTGAGCCTGCGCGAGGCGCTGCAGCTGGGCCACAACTACATCGGCACCGAGCACATCCTGCTCGGCCTCATCCGCGAGGGCGAGGGCGTGGCGGCGCAGGTGCTCGTGAAGCTCGGCGCAGACCTCAACCGCGTGCGGCAGACGGTGATCCAGCTGCTCTCCGGCTACCAGGCCGGCAAGGAGAACGCCACGGTCGGTGCGTCGGAGCCCCAGGGTGAGACCAAGGGCTCGCAGGTGCTCGACAACTTCGGCCGCAATCTCACGCAGGCCGCCCGCGAGGGCAAGCTCGATCCGGTGATCGGCCGTGAGAAGGAGGTCGAGCGGGTCATGCAGATCCTCTCGCGCCGCTCGAAGAACAATCCCGTGCTGATCGGCGAGCCCGGCGTCGGCAAGACCGCCGTCGTCGAGGGTCTCGCGCAGGCCATCGTCAAGGGCGAGGTGCCCGAGACGCTGAAGGACAAGCAGGTCTACGTGCTCGACCTCGGCTCCATGATCGCGGGCAGCCGCTACCGCGGCGACTTCGAGGAGCGCCTGAAGAAGGTGACCAAGGAGATCCGCAACCGCGGCGACATCATCATCTTCATCGACGAGATCCACACGCTCGTCGGTGCCGGCGCCGCCGAGGGCGCGATCGACGCCGCGAACATCCTGAAGCCGATGCTGGCGCGCGGCGAGCTGCAGACGATCGGCGCCACCACGCTCGACGAGTACCGCAAGCACTTCGAGAAGGACGCCGCGCTCGAGCGCCGCTTCCAGTCGATCCAGGTCGCGGAGCCGAGCCTGCCGCACTCGATCAACATTCTCAAGGGTCTGCGCGACCGCTACGAAGCGCACCACAAGGTGTCCATCACCGACGGTGCGATCGTCGCCGCGGTGAACCTCGCAGACCGCTACGTGCAGGACCGCTTCCTGCCCGACAAGGCGATCGACCTGATCGACGAGGCGGGGGCGCGCCTGCGCCTCTCGATCCTGTCGAGCCCGCCCGAGCTGCGCGAGTTCGACGAGAAGATCGCGGTCGTGCGCGCCGACAAGGAGCAGGCGATCGAGGCGCAGGACTTCGAGGCCGCCGCCAACAAGCGCGACGAGGAGAAGAAGCTCATCGCGGAGCGGCTGCGGCTCGAGAAGCAGTGGCGCTCGGGCGACGTGGCCACGAAGGCCGAGGTCGACGAGGGGCTGATCGCTGAGGTGCTCGCCCAGGCGACCGGCATCCCGGTGTTCAAGCTCACCGAGGAGGAGACGTCGCGCCTGCGGTTCATGGAGGAGGCGCTGCACCAGCGCGTCATCGGGCAGAACGAGGCGATCTCCGCCCTCGCGAAGACGATCCGCCGCCAGCGCGCCGGCCTCAAGGACCCGAAGCGCCCCTCCGGCTCGTTCATCTTCGCCGGCCCCACGGGCGTCGGCAAGACCGAGCTCGCCAAGGCGCTCGCCGAGTTCCTGTTCGACGACGAGGACGCGCTGATCTCGCTCGACATGTCGGAGTACGGTGAGAAGCACACCGTGTCGCGCCTCTTCGGCGCGCCCCCCGGGTTCGTCGGATTCGAGGAGGGCGGGCAGCTCACCGAGAAGGTGCGCCGCAAGCCGTTCTCGGTGGTGCTCTTCGACGAGATCGAGAAGGCTCACCCCGACATCTTCAACTCGCTGCTGCAGATCCTCGAGGAGGGGCGTCTCACCGACGGCCAGGGTCGCGTCATCGACTTCAAGAACACGGTGATCATCATGACGACCAACCTCGGCTCGTCGGCGATTGCCGGCGGCCCGGTGGGCTTCCAGATCGAGGGCGACACCTCGGTCGGGTACGACATGATGAAGGGCAAGGTCAACGAGGAGCTGAAGAAGCACTTCAAGCCCGAGTTCCTCAACCGTGTCGACGACACGATCGTGTTCCCGCAGCTCACCAAGGAGGAGCTGCTGCAGATCGTGGATCTCTTCGTGAAGCAGCTCAAGGATCGCCTGCTCGACCGCGACATGCACATCGAGATCTCCCGTGCCGCGCGAGAGCGCCTCGCCGAGCTCGGCTACGATCCCACGCTGGGAGCCCGTCCGCTGCGCCGCGCGATGCAGCGGGAGATCGAGGATCGCCTCTCGGAGCGCATCCTCGGCGCGGATCTGCTCGCGGGCGACCTGGTGAAGGTCGACTTCGTCGACGGCGAGTTCACGTTCGCCACCGACCGTCAGTCGCAGAAGGCGCACGGCGAGACCTCGGCCTCGTCGGCGGCCGCGGTGGCGTCGACCGCGGCGACGCCCGGCGCCTCAGAGTAG
- a CDS encoding MalY/PatB family protein, which yields MAATVHARDPLVTEDIGRALAEMEFGSPPAVTRALGAALDREELGYLGAAEIDRLQAAVGGWLRDSYSWTPPVDAIRPVADLVAGFRAILTHFVPEGEPIIVPTPGYMPFLSVPPTIGRPVIEVPMLATDSGWRYDFDGLRRAFARGARLLVLCNPHNPIGKVAVESELAEIERIVDEFDGIVLADEIHAPLVLGDAPHIVYAARSPRAAAHTITATSATKAFNIPGTKCGQLIFTNPQHLARWAEVGHWYEHQTSVLGVVATEAAYRGGRAWLGETVEALRASVSEALAVLEAAEGRTGIRVRRPEATYLLWIDLRETGLLREGVCAARALREASHLVVTDGADCGEAGRGFVRFNAALPREHVREAMERLIRAAEDAG from the coding sequence GTGGCAGCCACCGTGCATGCTCGTGATCCGCTGGTCACGGAGGACATCGGCCGCGCGCTCGCCGAGATGGAGTTCGGGAGCCCGCCCGCCGTGACGCGGGCGCTCGGGGCGGCGCTCGATCGCGAGGAGCTCGGGTATCTCGGCGCCGCGGAGATCGACCGCCTGCAGGCCGCGGTGGGCGGCTGGCTGCGGGATTCGTATTCGTGGACGCCGCCGGTCGACGCGATCCGGCCGGTCGCCGATCTCGTCGCCGGCTTCCGCGCGATCCTCACCCACTTCGTGCCCGAGGGCGAACCGATCATCGTGCCGACGCCCGGCTACATGCCCTTCCTCTCGGTGCCGCCGACCATCGGTCGGCCCGTGATCGAGGTGCCGATGCTGGCCACCGACTCCGGCTGGCGCTACGACTTCGACGGGCTGCGGCGGGCATTCGCGCGCGGTGCACGCCTGCTGGTGCTCTGCAACCCGCACAATCCCATCGGCAAGGTGGCGGTCGAGTCCGAGCTGGCCGAGATCGAGCGGATCGTCGACGAGTTCGACGGGATCGTGCTCGCCGACGAGATCCACGCGCCGCTCGTGCTCGGCGACGCGCCACACATCGTCTACGCGGCGCGCTCGCCGCGGGCCGCGGCGCACACGATCACCGCGACCTCCGCGACGAAGGCCTTCAACATCCCGGGCACCAAGTGCGGCCAGCTCATCTTCACCAACCCGCAGCACCTGGCGAGGTGGGCGGAGGTGGGGCACTGGTACGAGCATCAGACCTCGGTGCTCGGCGTGGTCGCGACCGAGGCCGCCTACCGCGGCGGGCGCGCCTGGCTCGGCGAGACTGTCGAGGCGCTCCGCGCGAGCGTCTCCGAGGCCCTCGCCGTGCTCGAGGCGGCAGAGGGGCGCACCGGGATCCGCGTGCGGCGTCCGGAGGCCACGTACCTCCTCTGGATCGATCTGCGCGAGACCGGACTGCTGCGCGAGGGCGTCTGCGCGGCGCGTGCGCTGCGCGAGGCCTCCCACCTCGTGGTCACGGACGGTGCGGACTGCGGCGAGGCGGGCCGGGGCTTCGTGCGCTTCAACGCGGCGCTGCCGCGCGAGCACGTGCGCGAGGCCATGGAGCGGCTGATCCGCGCTGCCGAGGACGCGGGGTAG
- a CDS encoding peptidase C39 family protein — translation MTETPQPITIAVEAGTAPPAPLAGGVSDARLALWRVEREFWRPRLLVARDASGTAVGAALTAGRPHTAARKIVDILAADDEVWAALLGAARDDAPPVDAAHPAPIAVHFEEHLAHGGVSGARRDRLAALGFAPAPRPVPSIPSTRVGDPAEVAAWSWWHGAAPARLAPYYGQTTEVTCGAVSSLMALEHLGSGGFDPESLVANRAAEIAFWRRATNLPACEPVGLAVETAKAGAESGLVAGLPRVVLSTTGPVLVEEFSADESERMLRIDLQQESLRQAEELGLPVERRWIEVAEIADLVRDGAQVLLLIDLTELVADPTPHWVLATDVVDGALVVSDPWVHYPNGESWVDAFALPIPLSDIDLVTRWGDPAYRGVIVLPPAAR, via the coding sequence ATGACCGAGACGCCGCAGCCCATCACGATCGCGGTCGAGGCGGGCACCGCCCCTCCCGCCCCGCTCGCCGGCGGAGTCTCCGACGCTCGCCTCGCCCTCTGGCGGGTCGAGCGGGAGTTCTGGCGGCCGCGCCTGCTCGTGGCGAGAGACGCCTCCGGCACGGCTGTGGGCGCCGCGCTCACGGCGGGCCGCCCGCACACCGCCGCCCGCAAGATCGTGGACATCCTGGCGGCCGACGACGAGGTCTGGGCCGCGCTGCTCGGCGCTGCGCGCGACGACGCGCCCCCGGTGGATGCCGCGCACCCCGCCCCCATCGCCGTGCACTTCGAGGAGCACCTCGCGCACGGCGGCGTGTCGGGGGCGCGCCGCGACCGTCTCGCGGCGCTCGGCTTCGCCCCCGCGCCGCGACCCGTGCCGTCGATCCCGAGCACGCGGGTCGGCGACCCGGCAGAGGTCGCCGCATGGTCGTGGTGGCACGGTGCGGCGCCGGCTCGGCTCGCGCCCTACTACGGCCAGACCACCGAGGTCACCTGCGGAGCGGTCTCCTCGCTCATGGCGCTCGAGCACCTGGGCAGCGGCGGCTTCGATCCCGAGAGCCTCGTCGCCAACCGCGCAGCCGAAATCGCCTTCTGGCGACGCGCGACCAACCTGCCCGCCTGCGAACCCGTGGGCCTCGCCGTCGAGACCGCGAAGGCGGGGGCCGAGTCCGGCCTGGTGGCGGGGCTGCCGCGCGTGGTGCTGAGCACGACGGGCCCGGTGCTCGTGGAGGAGTTCTCCGCCGACGAGTCGGAGCGGATGCTGCGCATCGATCTGCAGCAGGAATCGCTCCGTCAGGCCGAGGAGCTGGGCCTGCCCGTCGAGCGCCGCTGGATCGAGGTCGCCGAGATCGCCGACCTCGTGCGCGACGGCGCGCAGGTGCTGCTGCTCATCGATCTCACCGAGCTCGTCGCCGACCCCACCCCGCACTGGGTGCTCGCCACCGACGTGGTCGACGGCGCGCTCGTGGTCTCGGATCCCTGGGTGCACTATCCGAACGGCGAGTCCTGGGTCGACGCGTTCGCCCTGCCGATCCCGCTGTCGGACATCGACCTCGTCACCCGCTGGGGCGATCCCGCCTACCGTGGCGTCATCGTGCTCCCGCCCGCTGCGCGCTGA